In a genomic window of Sarcophilus harrisii chromosome 4, mSarHar1.11, whole genome shotgun sequence:
- the LOC105750284 gene encoding olfactory receptor 10T2-like, translated as MKRQNQSVITEFVLVGFSSLGDLQILLFIIFLLVYLTTLMANVTIMTVIRIDRTLHTPMYFFLFILSCSETCYTLVIIPKMLTNLLSTDKTISFSGCAAQLYFFVGLACTNCFLIAVMGYDRYVAICNPLNYMLIVSQATCIQLVLTCAFCGFMISVIVNILVFSLPFCASNRVNHFFCDISPVIKLGCTDTNMKEMVIFFLSILVLLVPFVLIFISYVFIVSTILKISSAEGQRKAFATCISHLTVVIVHYGCASFIYLRPTSLYSSDKDRLVAVTYTVITPMLNPLVYTLRNKEVKTALTKVLSRYSFPKSI; from the coding sequence ATGAAGAGACAGAACCAGAGTGTGATCACTGAATTCGTCCTTGTAGGCTTCTCCAGTCTGGGAGACCTGCAGATTCTGCTCTTCATCATCTTCCTTCTGGTCTACCTGACCACTTTAATGGCCAATGTCACTATCATGACTGTCATTCGCATAGATCGCACCCTCCATACCCCAAtgtacttctttcttttcattctttcatgcTCTGAGACCTGCTACACCTTGGTCATCATCCCCAAGATGCTGACAAACCTACTCTCTACTGACaaaactatttctttctctggttgtgcAGCCCAGCTCTACTTTTTTGTAGGCTTGGCTTGTACCAATTGCTTTCTAATTGCTGTGATGGGTTATGACCGCTATGTTGCCATCTGCAATCCTCTTAACTACATGCTCATTGTTAGCCAAGCAACTTGCATTCAGCTGGTGTTGACCTGTGCCTTCTGTGGTTTCATGATCTCTGTCATTGTCAACATCCTAGTATTCAGCCTGCCTTTTTGTGCATCAAACCGAGTTAACCACTTTTTCTGTGACATCTCTCCTGTCATCAAGTTGGGCTGTACTGACACAAATATGAAAGAGATGGTCATCTTCTTTCTCAGTATTTTGGTATTATTGGTCCCCTTTGTGCTGATATTCATCTCCTATGTTTTCATTGTCTCCACTATCCTCAAGATCTCATCAGCTGAGGGGCAACGAAAGGCATTTGCCACTTGCATCTCCCACCTCACTGTGGTCATTGTCCATTATGGCTGTGCTTCTTTCATCTACCTGCGTCCTACATCCCTCTACTCCTCAGACAAGGACCGACTGGTGGCAGTGACCTACACTGTGATAACCCCAATGCTCAACCCCCTTGTCTATACTCTGaggaataaagaagtaaaaacagcCTTAACTAAGGTCCTAAGCAGATACTCATTTCCCAAAAGCATATAA